The genomic window TAACATTTGATGAGGTTTTTATGATTTTAAATTGATTATAGTTATCCACAAAATTTTGAGTTGATTTAGCATCTATTTGTTCATCTAAAGCTTTTATATTTTTTATTATCTCATCTACATTTGAGTTTAGTGTTGTATTTACCATAATCATTGAAGCTGATTTATTAAAAATCTCTCCTGCATCATTAATTGTTAAAACAACTCCACCATTTTCAAAACCAATTTCACTTTTAAAAACACCAGAAATTTTAAAACTTTTGTTTGCAATTTGAATTTCATTTTTATTTAGTAATTGTTCAAAAATAGATTTCCCAACTATTACTTCACCTTTAGATGGATAATTCCCTTCTATTAATTTGTAATTTTTGAATCTATTATCGCTCGCTCCATATATGGCAACAATTGGCAGTTTTTCAACTGGACTTGCTCCAACAATTAAGGCCGATGATTCTTTTACGTCTTTGATTTGATTTATTCTTTCTATTAAATTTATATTTACATTTGAAAAAAATGTATCAGAAATTTTTGCTTGAGTAATAATAATATCTCCATCACTTTTTAGCATTGATGAATACATTGTTATTATTCCATTTGAAATAGAACTAATTAAAAAAATTGATATTATTGAAAAAATTAGACTTAGATAAATAAGTATAGTTTTTAATTTATTAGCCATTAAAGCTTTAAATGCAAATGCAATCAAGATTATCCTTTTATATTTTTGAAAGTTTAATCTTTGAATATGAATTAACAATGAATTCAATATGAACTTTTCGTCATAATTGGATAGAATAACGAAAAAGAATGATTGGTAGAAAATGAAAAAAGAGTTAATAGAAATAATAAAAGAAGCTGGAAAGATTTTAAAAAAGGGATTTTACTCAAACAAAGATATTACTTTTAAAGCAAAAAAAGATTTAGTAACAGAGTTTGATGTGGCAGTTGAAACATATTTAAAAAAGAAATTCTCAAAAAAATTCAAAAAGTTTAATATAATCGCAGAAGAATCAGATAATGCAAATATAGAGTTTAATAATTCAATAATAATTGACCCAATAGATGGAACAACAAACTTTGTAAATGGAGTTCCTCATACTGCAATTTCTGTAGGAGTTTATAAAAATAAAAAGCCATATTTAGCAGTTGTATATAACCCAATTTTAGATGAATTATACACAGCAAAAATAGGAAAGGGTGCTTTTTTAAATGGTAAAAGATTAAAAGTAAGCCCTGAAGATAACTTTCAAAAATCACTTCTTGCAACTGGTTTTCCATATACAAGTGGAACAGATGAAAATGATTTAAATGATGTGGTAAAAAAAATAAAAGACGTACTTCCTTTATGTCAAGATTTAAGAAGATTAGGTTCAGCTGCACTTGATTTATGTTACGTGGCAAAGGGAGTTTATGAGGGATATTATGAAATGAATTTAAAAGCTTGGGATGTAAGTGCAGGAATTTTAATACTTACAGAAGCAGGTGGAAAAATTTCAAATATAAGTGGAGAAGAATATACTTTATTTGAAGATAAATATCTTGTTGCAACAAATGGTAAAATTCATAATGAGCTTGTGAAAAATTTGAATTTGTAAAATAACAGAAGAGTTACGAAAAGTACATATTTAGTAACTATTAAATATAATATATATAATAAATTTAAAAAGGTTTTTTTAATGTGTGGAATAGTTGGATATATAGGTAAAAAAAATACTACAAAAATATTATTAGATGGTTTAAAAGAGTTAGAGTATAGAGGTTATGATAGTGCTGGAATTGCAGTTCTTAAAGATAATAAAATTGATGTTTTTAAAGCTTTAGGAAAACTTGTAAATCTTGAAGAAAAAGTTAATGCAACTGCATCTACTAATTATGAGCTAGGAATTGGTCATACACGATGGGCAACACATGGAAAACCAACAGAATTAAACGCACATCCACATTTAGGTGAATATTCTTATGTGGTTCATAATGGAATTATTGAAAACTATAAAGAGTTAAAAGAAGAACTAACCGCAAAAGGTCATAAGTTTGTATCTCAAACAGATACAGAAGTTATAGTTCACCTATTTGAAAATTACTACAATAAATTAAATGATGCAAATCAATCTTTTAAAAATACAATTTCAAGATTAGAGGGTGCTTTTTCTATTTTATTAATCACAAAAGCTGAACCAACAAAAATATTTTTCTTTAAACATGGAAGCCCATTAATAGTTGCAAAGGGAAATGAAAAAGAGGAAGTTTTATTTTCATCATCTGATGCTCCTTTAATTGGCTTAGCTTCAAGTGTAGTTTATTTAGAAGATGGAATGGGTGGAGTTGCAAGTGCAAATGAAATAGAATTTTTTAATGATAATTACTCTTGGTCAAGTCTTCCTACTTCAAAACAGTTTGCTCAAAAAGATGGATATAGATTTTTTATGGAAAAAGAGATTTATGAGCAAAGTAGTGTTGTTAGTGATTGTATGCTTGGAAGAATTAAAGATAATGAAATTTTATTTGATGAAATTGAAGCTTCAATAATTGAGGGAATCAATGAAATAAAAATCTGTGCTTGTGGAACTTCATATCATGCAGGATTAACAGCTTCATATTTGTTTGAAAGACTTTCAAAAGTTAAGTGTAATGTTGAAATCGCAAGTGAGTTTAGATACAAAGATCCCCTTTTAACAAAAGATACTCTTTTTATCGTAATTTCTCAAAGTGGAGAAACTGCTGATACTTTAGAAGCTTTAAAAATGGCAAAAGCAGCAGGTCTTAAAACTTTAGTTGTTTGCAACGTTGATAACTCTTCAATGACAAGAGTAGCAGATGCTACAATTCTTACGCGTGCTGGAATTGAAAAAGGTGTTGCTTCAACAAAAGCATTCTCAACTCAAACAGTTGTTTTATGGATGTTAGCTTTATACTTTGCAAAAGCTAAAAATGTAATTTCAAATGAGCTTTTAGAAAATGAATTACATACTTTAAGAGAAGTGCCAAAAACCCTTTGTATTAGTGACAAAATCCATGAAAAAATGAAAAGATTATCAAAAAGATATTTACATGGACATGGATTTTTCTTCATAGGTAGGGATGTGTTTTTCCCACTTGCTTTAGAGGGTGCTTTAAAATTAAAAGAGATTTCATATTTACACGCTGAGGGTTATCCAGCAGGTGAAATGAAACACGGACCAATCGCCCTAGCTGATCCAGAACTTTTCACAATAGCACTAATGCCAAAAAATTTATTATATGATAAAATCAAATCAAATGTTGAAGAGTTAAGTGCACGTGATAGTACTATTTGTGCAATATCTCCACTTGATTTTGAATTAGCAGATGATTTTATAAAAATCAATAAAACAGACCATTATATGTTAGAATTTTTTGAGATGTTAATAGTTTTACAACTTTTTTCAATGGAAATTTCAATAAGACTTGGAAATGATGTTGATATGCCAAGGAATCTTGCAAAATCAGTAACGGTAGAATAGTGAAAAAGTATTTAGCATATATATTATTAATATTTTTATGCTATTTACTTTATGTAAATGAGGACTCAAAATATATTGTTGCAGGTGTTGGTATTTTTATCATCGGAATGCATTTTATGGAAGATGGGTTTAAACTTTTTAGTGGTGGAATCCTTGAAAAGATTATCTCTAAAAGTACAGATAATATCCCTAAATCTATTGGATTAGGAGTAGTTTCCACTGCAATACTTCAAAGTTCATCTTTAATTTCTATCATTGTAATCTCTTTTTTATCAGCAAAACTAATAAGTTTATCAGGAGCAATAGGAGTTGTTTTTGGCTCAAACGTTGGAACAACTGCAACTGCTTGGATAGTTTCTTCTTTTGGTATGAAAATAGATATTGCAGCTTTTGCTTTACCAATGATAATTTTTGGTGTGATTTTTAGATTCTTCAAACAAAAAAATGTTCAAGGAATTGGAAATATTTTTTTAGGTTTAGGATTTGTCTTTTTAGGTATTGGATACATGAAAGATGGATTTGAAGATTTAAAACAAGGAATTGACTTAGCGCAGTTTTCAGTTGAGGGATATTATGGAATTTTGATTTATATAGTTGTTGGTATCATAGCTACAGTTATTATTCAATCAAGTAGCGCAACCTTGGCTTTAACAATTACAGCTCTTGCAGCTGGTCAAATAATTTATATAAATGCAATTGCAATTGCAGTTGGAGCTAATATTGGTACAACAATAACTGCTGTTATGG from Arcobacter venerupis includes these protein-coding regions:
- a CDS encoding ABC transporter permease — protein: MIAFAFKALMANKLKTILIYLSLIFSIISIFLISSISNGIITMYSSMLKSDGDIIITQAKISDTFFSNVNINLIERINQIKDVKESSALIVGASPVEKLPIVAIYGASDNRFKNYKLIEGNYPSKGEVIVGKSIFEQLLNKNEIQIANKSFKISGVFKSEIGFENGGVVLTINDAGEIFNKSASMIMVNTTLNSNVDEIIKNIKALDEQIDAKSTQNFVDNYNQFKIIKTSSNVISFIAFSMGLLGIVSLMSITINQRKSEFGIKRALGISTSKIVYSIMIESFILGVFSFISAFILSNIVLYFIKSASSLQGYVNGEISNELAFYIFITSIFMAIFGSIIPALNAAKTDPVELIQGNKI
- the glmS gene encoding glutamine--fructose-6-phosphate transaminase (isomerizing), giving the protein MCGIVGYIGKKNTTKILLDGLKELEYRGYDSAGIAVLKDNKIDVFKALGKLVNLEEKVNATASTNYELGIGHTRWATHGKPTELNAHPHLGEYSYVVHNGIIENYKELKEELTAKGHKFVSQTDTEVIVHLFENYYNKLNDANQSFKNTISRLEGAFSILLITKAEPTKIFFFKHGSPLIVAKGNEKEEVLFSSSDAPLIGLASSVVYLEDGMGGVASANEIEFFNDNYSWSSLPTSKQFAQKDGYRFFMEKEIYEQSSVVSDCMLGRIKDNEILFDEIEASIIEGINEIKICACGTSYHAGLTASYLFERLSKVKCNVEIASEFRYKDPLLTKDTLFIVISQSGETADTLEALKMAKAAGLKTLVVCNVDNSSMTRVADATILTRAGIEKGVASTKAFSTQTVVLWMLALYFAKAKNVISNELLENELHTLREVPKTLCISDKIHEKMKRLSKRYLHGHGFFFIGRDVFFPLALEGALKLKEISYLHAEGYPAGEMKHGPIALADPELFTIALMPKNLLYDKIKSNVEELSARDSTICAISPLDFELADDFIKINKTDHYMLEFFEMLIVLQLFSMEISIRLGNDVDMPRNLAKSVTVE
- a CDS encoding inositol monophosphatase family protein, giving the protein MKKELIEIIKEAGKILKKGFYSNKDITFKAKKDLVTEFDVAVETYLKKKFSKKFKKFNIIAEESDNANIEFNNSIIIDPIDGTTNFVNGVPHTAISVGVYKNKKPYLAVVYNPILDELYTAKIGKGAFLNGKRLKVSPEDNFQKSLLATGFPYTSGTDENDLNDVVKKIKDVLPLCQDLRRLGSAALDLCYVAKGVYEGYYEMNLKAWDVSAGILILTEAGGKISNISGEEYTLFEDKYLVATNGKIHNELVKNLNL